The genomic region GACGGCCGTTTCGATGGGTCCACCGCAGGCTGATATTGCGCTTCGTGAGGTTCTTGCGCTCGGCGCGGACGAAGCATACCTCCTTTCCGACCGTTTCTTCGCCGGCGCCGACAGCTGGGGCACCTCGCTTACCCTGGCAATGGCGCTTGGCAGGTTAGGCCCGTTTGACCTCGTCCTTGCCGGCGGGAAGGCCACCGACGGAGAGACCGGACAGGTCGGTCCGGAAGTTGCGGCTATTATGGGGCTGCCCTGTTCGACCTATGTCAGTTCGCTGTCATGTGACGGAAAATATGCGTTTGTTAGGCGCACGGTCGAAGATGGGATCGAAACGCAAAAAATCAAACTTCCCTGTCTTATTACAGTACTCAACGATATGAACGAACCGGCAATGCCGACCCTGCGCGGCAAGAAAAAAGCGAGGCGTGCCGCCATAGGAGTCTTCGGCGCCGCCGAGCTGGGGCTTGCGAAGGAAGATGTCGGACTCGCCGGTTCTCCGACAAGAGTGGTCAGGATAAATCATCCAAAGATAGCTCGCCGTACGGAATTTTACCGCGGCAGAGAGCTGGACGCGGGCTTTGAACGCGTAGTCGAAGTGCTGCGCGAGCTCGCTTTGCTTTAGGAGGGGGTTGCAGCATGCGCAGAGGTTCGGTAAGTGTCGGCGGTGTGATGGTATGCGGTGAGGTGCGCCGCGGAAGGATACATTCGGTTACGATGGAATTGGCAGGAAAGGGCAGGGAACTTGCGGATAAGAAAGATACACAGGTATCTTGCCTGCTTTTTTTTAACGAGCTGCTCGACGATCCGGCCGACCTTTTTTACTACGGCGTCAACCGTGTGCTGGCGGTGCGTCATGAATCGCTGAAGTACTTCAACCAGGAGATCGCCGCCAAGCTGCTGGCGCATATTGTCGGGATATATCTTCCTGAGATAGTGCTGGCTCCCGCCACTACGGCGGGACGTACTTACCTGCCGGCGGCCGCGGCTATGCTCCATACCGGGTTGACCGCGGACTGTACCGGACTGGATATAGACGAAGAGAGCGGCCTTTTGCTGCAGACAAGGCCGGCGATAGGCGGCAATGTAATGGCGACGATAAAGACGCCCGACTATGTGCCGCAGATGTCGACTGTTCGGCCTAAGACATTCAGAATCCCTCCGCGAATGGAACGCGGCGGCGAGATAGTATATCCCGAAGTGCCGACCGATATTTTCGAAAGCCGAATAGAAGTGATGTCGGTGGAATACAGCGACGACGGCGATAGCAACATACAGGATAAAGATGTCATTATATCGGGGGGCAAGGGACTCAAACGTGCGGAAAATTTCGCTATTGTACGCAGGCTGGCCGAGCTGCTTGACGGCGGGGTCGGCGCGTCCAGGCCGACGGTGGAGGCCAAATGGATAGGCTATCCGCACCAGGTCGGACTCTCGGGCAAGATAGTCTCGCCCAAATTCTACCTGGCCGCGGGCATCTCCGGCGCCGTTCAGCACCTTGCCGGTATGCAGACGGCGCAGAAGATCGTAGCCATAAACAAGGATCCAGACGCCCCGATATTCCGGGTTGCGGACATAGCTCTCTGCGGCGATGCGGCAGATATTTTACCGCGCCTTACGAAGCGCATAACGGAGGAGATGGGACAGCGATGAAAGCGAATTTTTCTTATTCCCAGGTCACTGAAAAGACGATCGAAGACCTGATCTCCGTATTTGGCGGCTCCGGTGTCTCAGTAGATAAAGAAAAGGTGGCGGCATATTCCAAAGACGAAGTCGCCGTGCATTTGTGGGACAAAAATTACGAAGCGGAAGTCGTCTGTTTCGCCGAGAACGCCGAGCAAATATCGGCACTGATGAAATATGCGAACCGACACCGCATCCCCGTGACGCCACGCGGCGCCGGCACAGGACTTTCAGGCGGCGCCGTCCCGGCGTATCGTGGAATAGAACTCTCGCTGGAACGGATGAACAGAATACTCGAATTAGACGCGGCGAACCTCACGATGACCGTCGAACCCGGCGTCGTCACCGCAGAGATAAACAAGACGGCAGCCGCCGCCAACCTGATGTATGCTGGCGACCCGTGCAGCGGAGACGCTTCCTTTATCGGCGGCAATGTCGCGGAAAACGCTGGCGGCAACAAGGTTGTGAAATACGGCGCTACCGGCAACCACGTCTTAGGCATGGAAGTGGTGCTGCCCGACGGCTCTATTTCCTGGTTCGGCGGCAA from Synergistes jonesii harbors:
- a CDS encoding electron transfer flavoprotein subunit alpha/FixB family protein, encoding MRRGSVSVGGVMVCGEVRRGRIHSVTMELAGKGRELADKKDTQVSCLLFFNELLDDPADLFYYGVNRVLAVRHESLKYFNQEIAAKLLAHIVGIYLPEIVLAPATTAGRTYLPAAAAMLHTGLTADCTGLDIDEESGLLLQTRPAIGGNVMATIKTPDYVPQMSTVRPKTFRIPPRMERGGEIVYPEVPTDIFESRIEVMSVEYSDDGDSNIQDKDVIISGGKGLKRAENFAIVRRLAELLDGGVGASRPTVEAKWIGYPHQVGLSGKIVSPKFYLAAGISGAVQHLAGMQTAQKIVAINKDPDAPIFRVADIALCGDAADILPRLTKRITEEMGQR
- a CDS encoding electron transfer flavoprotein subunit beta/FixA family protein; its protein translation is MDPEKGTMIRDGAGNIVNPLDLNALEAALSLRGEHGGSVTAVSMGPPQADIALREVLALGADEAYLLSDRFFAGADSWGTSLTLAMALGRLGPFDLVLAGGKATDGETGQVGPEVAAIMGLPCSTYVSSLSCDGKYAFVRRTVEDGIETQKIKLPCLITVLNDMNEPAMPTLRGKKKARRAAIGVFGAAELGLAKEDVGLAGSPTRVVRINHPKIARRTEFYRGRELDAGFERVVEVLRELALL